The Muntiacus reevesi chromosome 10, mMunRee1.1, whole genome shotgun sequence genome has a segment encoding these proteins:
- the GNRH1 gene encoding progonadoliberin-1, which produces MEPTPKLLAGLILLTLCVVGCSGQHWSYGLRPGGKRNAENVIDSFQEIAKEVDQPVEPKRCGCIVYQSHSPLRDLKEALESLIEEETGQMKM; this is translated from the exons ATGGAGCCGACTCCCAAACTTCTAGCTGGACTAATCCTGCTGACTCTCTGTGTGGTGGGTTGCTCTGGTCAACACTGGTCCTATGGGCTGCGCCCTGGAGGAAAGAGAAATGCTGAGAACGTGATTGATTCTTTCCAAGAG ATAGCCAAAGAGGTCGATCAGCCAGTGGAACCTAAGCGCTGCGGGTGCATTGTTTACCAGTCCCATTCTCCTCTGAGGGACCTGAAAGAAGCTCTG GAAAGTCTGATTGAAGAGGAAACTGGACAGATGAAGATGTAA